One region of Aurantimonas sp. HBX-1 genomic DNA includes:
- a CDS encoding cytochrome c — protein MNRFTRPAAALLAVQIAAGPALAADLSAGRQKAQMCATCHGSDGIATAPDAPNIAGDSSIYLAEQLKAFRDGRRQHQQMSIIAQSLSDEDIADLSAWFAAIEVTATPPTL, from the coding sequence ATGAATCGTTTCACGCGGCCCGCCGCGGCCCTGCTCGCCGTGCAGATCGCGGCCGGCCCCGCGCTTGCCGCCGACCTCTCGGCCGGACGGCAGAAGGCGCAGATGTGCGCCACCTGCCACGGCAGCGACGGCATCGCCACGGCGCCCGACGCGCCGAACATTGCCGGCGACAGCAGCATCTACCTCGCCGAGCAGCTGAAGGCGTTCCGCGACGGACGCCGCCAGCACCAGCAGATGTCGATCATCGCTCAGAGCCTCAGCGACGAGGACATTGCCGATCTCTCGGCCTGGTTCGCCGCGATCGAGGTCACCGCAACGCCGCCGACCCTCTAA
- a CDS encoding ABC transporter transmembrane domain-containing protein: MVEPKDAARRRNLRPLARLVPYMLRYKGLVTGAVICLALAAVTTLSLPLAVRRVVDHGFATSDTGFIDLYFATLILLALVLAVASAGRYFFVITLGERVVADLRKDVFAHVTRLSPAFFDRSMSGEIISRLSADTTQVKSAVGATASLALRNAILFFGAVTMMVVTSPGLSLIVIGAIPVIVLPLVAFGRSVRRRSRLAQDTLADATAYASEAIGAMRTVQAFTGEAAASSRFSRAVDVAFGAARSSITARAFLTAFAIFLIFGSIIAVLWIGAQRVTAGTMTPGTLGQFLLYAVFAAGALGQLSEVWGELAQAAGAAERLSELLAEESGVRQAAHPLPMPVPAEGAVVFENVSFAYPSRPDLPTVHQLSFSVRPGETVAIVGPSGAGKSTVFSLIERFYDPDAGRILVDGVDIREADLHALRSRIAFVPQDVSIFAANAAENIGFGEIQPDAGRIRAAARSALADGFIEALDKGYDTIIGERGITLSGGQRQRIAIARAILRDAPILLLDEATSALDAESEKLVQIALEKLMQGRTTLVIAHRLATVLKADRILVLDQGRIVEEGNHASLIAKGGIYARLARLQFDAGRSDIAAE; the protein is encoded by the coding sequence ATGGTGGAACCCAAGGACGCGGCCAGACGGCGCAATCTGCGGCCGCTGGCCCGGCTGGTACCCTACATGCTCCGCTACAAGGGGCTGGTGACCGGGGCGGTGATCTGCCTGGCGCTCGCCGCCGTCACCACGCTGTCGCTGCCGCTCGCCGTCCGGCGTGTCGTCGATCACGGCTTCGCCACGTCCGACACCGGCTTCATCGACCTCTATTTCGCGACGCTCATCCTGCTCGCGCTGGTGCTCGCCGTCGCCAGCGCCGGCCGCTACTTCTTCGTCATCACGCTCGGCGAGCGGGTCGTCGCGGACCTGCGCAAGGACGTGTTCGCGCATGTCACGCGGCTCTCGCCGGCCTTCTTCGACCGCTCGATGTCGGGCGAGATCATCTCCCGGCTGAGCGCCGACACGACGCAGGTGAAGTCCGCCGTCGGCGCCACCGCGTCGCTCGCGCTGCGCAATGCCATCCTGTTCTTCGGCGCTGTGACGATGATGGTGGTCACCAGCCCCGGCCTGTCGCTGATCGTGATCGGCGCGATTCCGGTCATCGTCCTGCCGCTCGTCGCCTTCGGCCGCTCGGTCCGGCGCCGTTCGCGCCTCGCGCAGGATACGCTGGCCGACGCCACCGCCTATGCCAGCGAGGCGATCGGGGCGATGCGCACGGTCCAGGCCTTCACCGGCGAGGCGGCGGCCTCCAGCCGCTTCTCGCGGGCGGTGGACGTCGCCTTCGGCGCGGCGCGTTCCTCGATCACCGCCCGGGCCTTCCTCACCGCCTTCGCGATCTTCCTGATCTTCGGCTCGATCATCGCCGTGCTGTGGATCGGCGCCCAGCGGGTGACGGCCGGCACGATGACCCCCGGCACGCTCGGCCAGTTCCTGCTCTACGCGGTGTTCGCGGCGGGCGCGCTGGGGCAGCTATCGGAGGTCTGGGGCGAACTCGCCCAGGCGGCGGGCGCAGCCGAGCGCCTCAGCGAGCTGCTCGCCGAGGAATCCGGCGTGCGGCAGGCCGCCCATCCGCTGCCGATGCCGGTGCCGGCTGAGGGCGCCGTGGTGTTCGAGAATGTCAGCTTCGCCTATCCGTCGCGGCCGGACCTGCCGACCGTGCACCAGCTGTCCTTCTCGGTGCGGCCCGGCGAGACGGTGGCGATCGTCGGCCCGTCCGGCGCCGGCAAGTCGACCGTCTTCTCGCTGATCGAACGCTTCTATGACCCGGACGCCGGCCGCATCCTCGTCGACGGCGTGGACATCAGAGAGGCCGACCTGCACGCGCTGCGCAGCCGGATCGCCTTCGTGCCGCAGGACGTCTCGATCTTCGCCGCCAACGCGGCCGAGAACATCGGCTTCGGCGAAATCCAACCGGACGCCGGCCGGATCCGCGCGGCGGCGCGTTCGGCGCTTGCCGACGGCTTCATCGAGGCGCTGGACAAGGGCTACGACACGATCATCGGCGAGCGCGGCATCACGCTGTCGGGCGGGCAGCGCCAGCGCATCGCCATCGCGCGCGCCATCCTGCGCGACGCGCCGATCCTGCTGCTCGACGAGGCGACCTCGGCGCTCGATGCGGAGAGCGAGAAGCTGGTGCAGATCGCGCTGGAGAAGCTGATGCAGGGGCGCACCACCCTGGTCATCGCGCATCGCCTGGCGACCGTCCTCAAGGCCGACAGGATCCTCGTGCTGGACCAGGGCCGGATCGTCGAAGAGGGCAACCATGCATCGCTGATCGCCAAGGGCGGCATCTACGCGCGGCTCGCGCGGCTGCAGTTCGACGCCGGCCGCAGCGACATCGCCGCGGAATAA
- a CDS encoding sorbosone dehydrogenase family protein, which yields MVRMLMSTVAFAGLLAATNAFAQGDDNMTKLRGMQSTGTSMDFRTIEQTGEYADQLRANLEKIKLPSGFKIELYAVVPDARHIAVGPQGVVTFVGTRKQDVWAVTDRDKNRVADEVKQFAPSIEFAIPNGVCFSKDGFLYLAEQNRVLVLPAAEFFYESPDVAVDEVVPKGELIPVEEESFNHTARVCRIGPDDKLYISLGQPYNVPPAEKADLYERTGIGGIIRMNRDGSGREVFARGIRNSVGMQFNPANGDLWFTDNQVDGMGDDIPPGELNRATEAGQHFGFPWYGGGTVRTNEYKDSEVPADTIPPEVEMTAHAADLGMDFYTGTSFPQKYRGGIFSAQHGSWNRTEPVGARVMFTPVNEDGTAGETEAFAEGWLTPSGEYIGRPVDVAVMKDGSLLVSDDLAGALYRISYED from the coding sequence ATGGTTAGAATGCTGATGAGCACGGTGGCCTTTGCGGGCCTCCTTGCGGCGACCAATGCGTTCGCCCAGGGCGATGACAACATGACGAAGCTGCGGGGGATGCAGTCGACCGGCACGTCGATGGACTTCCGCACGATCGAGCAGACCGGCGAATATGCCGACCAGCTGCGGGCCAATCTCGAGAAGATCAAGCTGCCCTCCGGCTTCAAGATCGAGCTCTACGCGGTGGTGCCCGACGCCCGGCACATCGCGGTCGGCCCGCAGGGCGTGGTGACCTTCGTGGGAACCCGCAAGCAGGATGTCTGGGCGGTCACCGACCGCGACAAGAACCGCGTCGCCGACGAGGTCAAGCAGTTCGCCCCGTCGATCGAGTTCGCCATCCCGAACGGCGTATGCTTCTCCAAGGACGGCTTCCTCTATCTGGCGGAGCAGAACCGCGTCCTGGTGCTGCCGGCGGCGGAGTTCTTCTACGAGAGCCCGGACGTCGCGGTGGACGAGGTGGTGCCGAAGGGCGAGCTGATCCCGGTCGAGGAGGAATCGTTCAATCACACCGCCCGGGTCTGCCGGATCGGGCCGGACGACAAGCTCTACATCTCGCTGGGCCAGCCCTACAACGTGCCGCCCGCCGAGAAGGCCGATCTCTACGAGCGCACCGGTATCGGCGGCATCATCCGGATGAACCGCGACGGCTCCGGCCGCGAGGTCTTCGCCCGCGGCATCCGCAACTCGGTCGGCATGCAGTTCAACCCGGCGAACGGCGACCTCTGGTTCACCGATAACCAGGTCGACGGCATGGGCGACGACATCCCGCCCGGCGAGCTCAACCGTGCCACCGAGGCCGGCCAGCATTTCGGCTTCCCCTGGTATGGCGGCGGCACCGTGCGCACCAACGAGTACAAGGATTCCGAGGTGCCGGCCGACACGATCCCGCCGGAAGTCGAGATGACCGCCCACGCCGCCGATCTCGGCATGGACTTCTACACCGGCACCAGCTTCCCGCAGAAATATCGCGGCGGCATCTTCTCGGCCCAGCACGGCTCGTGGAACCGCACCGAGCCGGTCGGCGCCCGGGTGATGTTCACCCCGGTCAACGAGGACGGCACGGCCGGCGAGACCGAGGCGTTCGCCGAGGGCTGGCTGACGCCAAGCGGCGAATATATCGGCCGGCCGGTCGACGTCGCGGTGATGAAGGACGGCTCGCTGCTGGTCTCGGACGACCTCGCCGGCGCGCTGTACCGGATATCCTACGAGGACTGA
- a CDS encoding inositol monophosphatase family protein — translation MARSALLNVMTQAAMKAGRGLIRDFGEVQNLQVSMKGPADFVSNADRRAEEVIFQELSRARPDWGFLMEERGAVEGRDPQHRWIVDPLDGTTNFLHGLPMFAVSIGLERDGQLVAGVVFNPAMDELYTAEKGGGAFLNDRRLRVAARQRLPESLFATGIPFLGQGDHAASLWEMRQIMGETSGIRRMGAASLDLAYVAAGRFDGYWERALRPWDVAAGAVLIREAGGFLSGMDGEKFDHMQGDVACGNEFMHKALVEQLRQATLRRQAANAL, via the coding sequence ATGGCCCGTTCCGCCCTTCTCAACGTGATGACCCAGGCTGCCATGAAGGCGGGCCGCGGGCTGATCCGCGACTTTGGCGAGGTGCAGAACCTGCAGGTCTCGATGAAGGGGCCGGCCGACTTCGTCTCCAATGCCGACCGGCGCGCCGAGGAGGTGATCTTCCAGGAACTGTCGCGGGCCCGTCCGGACTGGGGTTTCCTGATGGAGGAGCGCGGCGCGGTCGAGGGGCGCGATCCGCAGCATCGCTGGATCGTCGATCCGCTCGACGGCACCACGAACTTCCTGCACGGCCTGCCGATGTTCGCCGTGTCGATCGGGCTCGAGCGCGACGGCCAGCTGGTCGCCGGCGTGGTCTTCAACCCGGCGATGGACGAGCTCTACACGGCGGAGAAGGGCGGCGGCGCCTTCCTCAACGACCGCCGGCTGCGCGTCGCCGCGCGCCAGCGCCTGCCGGAATCGCTGTTTGCCACCGGCATCCCGTTCCTCGGCCAGGGCGATCATGCCGCATCCCTCTGGGAAATGCGCCAGATCATGGGCGAGACCTCGGGCATCCGCCGCATGGGTGCCGCCTCGCTCGATCTCGCCTATGTCGCGGCGGGGCGCTTCGACGGCTACTGGGAGCGGGCGCTGCGTCCGTGGGACGTCGCCGCCGGCGCGGTGCTGATCCGCGAGGCGGGCGGCTTCCTTTCGGGCATGGACGGCGAGAAGTTCGACCACATGCAAGGCGACGTCGCCTGCGGCAACGAATTCATGCACAAGGCGCTGGTGGAACAGCTGCGTCAGGCGACGTTGCGGCGGCAGGCGGCCAACGCTCTCTGA
- a CDS encoding MotA/TolQ/ExbB proton channel family protein, translating into MQVSSSPARSARPDDFDPTRLSSPLVFLWSMLVFLALVGFLAAILGRQVASAFVTNPGLNGLIIGVLCVGIFLALLQVLRLQREVRWVNAYRDGADDFDQMKDPVLLAPMRAMIGRRRSLSLSTQSMRSILDSIATRLDETRDIARYLIGLLVFLGLLGTFWGLLGTIGSIGATIQGLDPSIGGTNAILDSLKAGLSAPLSGMGTAFSSSLFGLSGSLVLGFLDLQIGRAQNRFYTELENWLSSVTDVGSDMVLAPGVGSEGNPELRLLSERLGKLVQDQGTNPRTSAAMANLAESIQGLVQHMRGEQQILRDFVEAQAGEQRELRKVLERLSGQLGGGDRGR; encoded by the coding sequence ATGCAGGTATCTAGTTCGCCAGCCAGGTCGGCACGACCGGACGATTTCGATCCGACCCGGCTCTCCAGCCCCCTCGTGTTCCTCTGGTCGATGCTTGTGTTCCTGGCGCTCGTCGGGTTCCTCGCGGCGATCCTCGGCCGCCAGGTCGCCTCGGCCTTCGTCACCAATCCCGGACTGAACGGCCTGATCATCGGCGTGCTCTGCGTCGGCATCTTCCTGGCGCTGCTGCAGGTGCTGCGGCTGCAGCGGGAAGTGCGCTGGGTCAATGCCTATCGCGACGGCGCAGACGACTTCGACCAGATGAAGGACCCGGTCCTGCTGGCGCCGATGCGCGCCATGATCGGCCGGCGCCGGTCGCTGTCGCTGTCCACCCAGTCGATGCGCTCGATCCTCGATTCGATCGCCACGCGCCTCGACGAGACGCGCGACATCGCCCGCTACCTCATCGGCCTGCTGGTGTTCCTCGGCCTGCTCGGCACGTTCTGGGGCCTGCTCGGCACGATCGGCTCGATCGGCGCGACCATCCAGGGCCTCGACCCGTCGATCGGCGGCACCAACGCCATCCTGGATTCCCTCAAGGCGGGGCTATCGGCGCCGCTCTCCGGCATGGGCACGGCGTTCTCCTCGTCGCTGTTCGGCCTCTCCGGCTCGCTCGTCCTCGGGTTCCTCGACCTGCAGATCGGCCGGGCGCAGAACCGCTTCTACACCGAGCTCGAGAACTGGCTGTCCTCGGTCACGGACGTCGGCTCGGACATGGTGCTGGCGCCGGGCGTCGGCAGCGAAGGCAACCCCGAGCTGCGCCTGCTCTCCGAGCGGCTGGGCAAGCTGGTCCAGGACCAGGGGACCAATCCGCGCACCAGTGCGGCCATGGCCAATCTCGCCGAAAGCATCCAGGGGCTGGTTCAGCACATGCGCGGCGAACAGCAGATCCTGCGCGATTTCGTCGAGGCCCAGGCCGGCGAGCAGCGCGAGCTTCGCAAGGTGCTGGAGCGTCTGTCCGGCCAGCTCGGCGGCGGCGACAGGGGACGCTGA
- a CDS encoding peptidoglycan -binding protein — protein MALSRNRRSERSVDYWPGFVDALSTLLLAIMFLLSVFVLAQFILSREISGQDEVLDRLNSQINELTQLLALERSSGQDFEDQIATLQASLASAEEDRSRLQQALDSGSGSAAIAGAQVGRLESALDDERALSQRARSQVELLNQQLSALRQQIAALESALEVSEERDAESRTRIADLGRRLNVALAQRVQELSRYRSDFFGRLREILSDRENIRIVGDRFVFQSEVLFPSGSDDLQPAGAEEMAKLANAIVELNREIPSDINWIIRVDGHTDNVPISGGRFEDNWELSTERAGAVVKYLISQGVPPERLAATGFGEYQPIEPGDSPEARARNRRIEFKLTER, from the coding sequence ATGGCCCTGTCGAGAAACCGCCGGAGCGAACGCAGCGTCGACTACTGGCCGGGTTTCGTCGACGCGCTGTCGACGCTGCTCCTGGCGATCATGTTCCTGCTGTCGGTGTTCGTGCTGGCGCAGTTCATTCTCAGCCGCGAGATCTCGGGCCAGGACGAGGTGCTCGACCGGCTGAACAGCCAGATCAACGAACTCACCCAGCTGCTGGCGCTGGAGCGTTCCTCCGGCCAGGATTTCGAGGACCAGATCGCCACGCTGCAGGCCTCGCTCGCGTCTGCCGAAGAGGATCGCAGCCGCCTGCAGCAGGCGCTGGATTCCGGCTCCGGCTCGGCGGCGATCGCCGGCGCGCAGGTCGGCCGGCTGGAGAGTGCCCTCGACGACGAGCGGGCGCTGTCGCAGCGGGCCCGCAGCCAGGTGGAATTGCTCAACCAGCAGCTCTCGGCGCTTCGCCAGCAGATCGCCGCGCTGGAGAGCGCGCTGGAGGTCTCCGAGGAGCGCGACGCGGAAAGCCGCACCCGCATCGCCGACCTCGGGCGCCGGCTCAACGTCGCGCTGGCGCAGCGCGTGCAGGAACTGTCGCGCTACCGCTCCGACTTCTTCGGCCGGCTGCGCGAGATCCTGTCCGACCGCGAGAACATCCGCATCGTCGGCGACCGCTTCGTCTTCCAGTCCGAGGTGCTGTTTCCCTCCGGATCGGACGACCTGCAGCCCGCCGGCGCCGAGGAGATGGCCAAGCTCGCCAATGCCATCGTCGAACTCAACCGCGAGATACCATCCGACATCAACTGGATCATCCGCGTCGACGGCCATACCGACAACGTGCCGATCTCGGGCGGCCGCTTCGAGGACAACTGGGAGCTCTCCACCGAGCGCGCCGGCGCCGTGGTCAAGTACCTGATCTCGCAGGGCGTGCCGCCGGAGCGTCTGGCGGCCACCGGATTCGGCGAGTACCAGCCGATCGAGCCGGGCGACAGCCCGGAGGCCCGGGCCCGCAACCGGCGCATCGAATTCAAGCTCACCGAGCGCTGA